The genomic region ttaaaaatcattttaatggAAACAAGACGTAAAATAGATTCGCACGGCTTCACCATTGTGACAAGCTGGCAAGGAGACACGATCTTCCATCGTGGTAGGCGCGAGACCCCTTTCACCTAGTTTCATAACGCAAGGAAGGAGAACGAGTCGCATTCCAGTCAAGGTCTCATGAGTTTCACGCTGCCgcgagaaaaaaagtgctttTGATTTATTCGAGCTGCCAGGTTAGATGAGGGTAACGTTTCACATCGAGCCACTTTACTTGCTGGGAACTTTGCTGTCCATGAAGCTGGCCAACCGCACATCGCGTTCGCTGAGCCCGCCACAATCGTGCGTCGCCAGCGTTACCTGCACCTTGTTGTACACGTTGAACCACTCGGGATGGTGGTTCATCTGTTCCGCCTTCAGTGCAACCG from Anopheles aquasalis chromosome Y, idAnoAquaMG_Q_19, whole genome shotgun sequence harbors:
- the LOC126579821 gene encoding pterin-4-alpha-carbinolamine dehydratase isoform X2 — its product is MLAKLTDAERAEKLQPLLDNGGWAMVEKRDAIYKEYLFADFNQAWAFMSAVALKAEQMNHHPEWFNVYNKVQVTLATHDCGGLSERDVRLASFMDSKVPSK